A genomic stretch from Bosea sp. F3-2 includes:
- a CDS encoding DUF2853 family protein, whose amino-acid sequence MDHLADVKKFAKKPLNEAAFAGMSKSYALVMSKPDTRYVACSDPAEIDRVRENFLKKKLGLKSGDLDGSIKAICEHMKADRTKSRLTFYYLLAEHHGKLDLFIKK is encoded by the coding sequence ATGGATCACCTCGCCGACGTGAAGAAGTTCGCCAAGAAGCCGCTGAACGAAGCTGCATTCGCCGGGATGTCGAAGTCCTATGCGCTCGTGATGAGCAAGCCCGACACGCGCTATGTCGCCTGCTCCGACCCGGCCGAGATCGACCGCGTCCGCGAGAACTTCCTTAAGAAGAAACTCGGCCTGAAGTCCGGTGATCTCGACGGCTCGATCAAGGCGATCTGCGAGCATATGAAGGCGGACCGGACCAAATCCCGCCTGACCTTCTACTATCTGCTGGCCGAACACCACGGAAAGCTCGACCTCTTCATCAAGAAGTAG
- a CDS encoding 2-hydroxyacid dehydrogenase: protein MPEALVARLRENFTLLGPMERSTPEALPPGAEQAEALLTMGSLSTDAALIDAVPKLRLICCYGTGIEGVDRVHAKARGIALANAGEANATGVAEFAMGLLLATARQIPQGDRFVRAGRWQGNSVQRMASVPGLAGRRLGIYGLGAIGSRIAKRAAAFDMEIGYHNRSRRADVPYLYHDSLLGLADWADVLVVSARASAENRHAVDAAVLKALGPRGHLVNISRGIAVDEDALCAALETGTIAGAGLDVYENEPHVSDRLKALDNVVLTPHIAAASESAQSAQQEVMLGNLRAFFAGEPLVSPVPL from the coding sequence ATGCCGGAGGCCCTGGTTGCGCGGCTTAGGGAGAATTTCACGCTGCTGGGGCCGATGGAGCGCTCGACGCCGGAAGCTTTGCCGCCGGGCGCGGAGCAGGCAGAGGCGCTGCTCACCATGGGAAGCCTCAGCACCGACGCCGCGCTCATCGACGCGGTGCCGAAGCTCAGGCTGATCTGCTGCTACGGCACCGGCATCGAAGGCGTCGACCGCGTCCATGCGAAGGCGCGCGGCATCGCACTCGCCAATGCCGGGGAAGCCAATGCCACTGGCGTGGCTGAATTCGCCATGGGGCTGCTGCTCGCCACGGCGCGGCAGATCCCGCAGGGCGATCGCTTTGTCCGGGCCGGGCGCTGGCAGGGCAATTCCGTCCAGCGCATGGCTTCGGTGCCGGGGCTGGCGGGGCGCAGGCTCGGCATCTACGGGCTCGGCGCAATCGGCAGCCGGATCGCGAAGCGCGCCGCGGCCTTCGACATGGAGATCGGCTATCACAACCGCAGCCGGCGCGCGGATGTGCCCTATCTCTATCATGACAGCTTGCTCGGCCTCGCCGACTGGGCGGATGTCCTCGTCGTCTCGGCCCGAGCCAGCGCGGAGAATCGCCATGCCGTCGACGCCGCCGTGCTGAAGGCGCTGGGGCCGCGCGGGCATCTGGTCAACATCTCGCGCGGTATCGCGGTCGACGAGGACGCGCTGTGCGCGGCGCTGGAGACGGGCACGATCGCTGGCGCAGGACTCGATGTCTACGAGAACGAGCCGCATGTCTCCGACAGGCTGAAGGCACTGGACAACGTCGTGCTGACGCCGCACATCGCGGCCGCGTCGGAATCGGCCCAGTCCGCGCAACAGGAGGTCATGCTCGGCAATCTGCGGGCCTTCTTCGCAGGCGAGCCACTGGTTTCGCCGGTGCCGCTCTGA
- a CDS encoding L,D-transpeptidase, with amino-acid sequence MARHAAAISLAAALLLSGLTSAEARDVIGLRDDRFEPGTIIIRTGERKLYFVVSPGEAIRYTIAVGKAGKQWRGVKYVEEMQVDPAWAPPAEVKRDNPRLPDVIPGGSPRNPMGARVIGLGPGGQYAIHGTNMPSTIGTAASYGCFRMHNQDVIDLYARVQMGTPVVVMP; translated from the coding sequence ATGGCCAGACATGCTGCTGCCATCAGCCTCGCTGCAGCCCTGCTGCTGTCGGGCCTGACCAGCGCCGAAGCACGCGACGTCATCGGGCTGCGCGATGACCGCTTCGAGCCCGGCACCATCATCATCCGCACCGGCGAACGGAAGCTCTATTTCGTCGTCTCCCCCGGCGAGGCGATCCGCTACACCATCGCGGTCGGCAAGGCCGGCAAGCAGTGGCGCGGCGTCAAATATGTCGAGGAGATGCAGGTCGACCCGGCCTGGGCTCCGCCGGCCGAGGTCAAGCGCGACAATCCCCGCCTGCCCGACGTCATCCCCGGCGGCTCGCCACGCAACCCGATGGGCGCGCGCGTCATCGGCCTCGGCCCCGGCGGCCAATACGCCATCCACGGCACGAACATGCCGAGCACGATCGGCACCGCCGCCTCCTATGGCTGCTTCCGCATGCACAACCAGGACGTGATCGACCTCTACGCCCGCGTCCAGATGGGCACACCGGTGGTCGTCATGCCCTGA